The genomic stretch TGATTTAACTtttcttgcatagcaataatccagtcagcatcttccatagctttatcaacagaagttggctcaatcaaagacactaaaccaaattgacattctgcgttgttctttaggaatgctcttgttctgatgggataatctttctttccaattaCAACATCTTTTGGATATACAGAGTtgattcttgaagatcttctgagtgttggctcttctgatattttgagattctctaaagaagctgcaacttgatTTTATGAATCATTCTTTCTTCTGGGTTCTTCCTGATCTGAATCAGaaatttctatatctgcaaaattctcattctgctttggcttttcaatgccaagcttatcatcaaatctgataatggttgattcctcaactatcagatttttagtattgtatactctgtagcccttagagcgttcagaatatccaagaaggaaacacttctgagctttcgaatcaaacttgttcatatgatctttagtattcagaatataacaaacacatccaaatggatggaaatatgaaatgttgggctttctgttcttccacaattcataaggagtcttatttagaataggtctaatggagattctattctgaatataacaagctgtgttaattgcttctgcccagaaatgcttagccatattagtcttattgatcatggttctggccatttcttggagagtcatattctttcgttctacaactccatttggttgtggagttctaggacaagagaaatcgtgggcaataccattttctttgaaataaatttcaaagaatctgttctcaaattcaccaccatgatcacttctgacttctatgattttacattccttttcagattgaatctgattacagaagtcaaagaacacagaatatgactcatccttgtgttttaagaactttacccatgtccatctactgtagtcatctacaatgaccaatccatatttcttgcctttgatggatgctgttttgactgggccaaaaagatcaatgtgcagaagttctaaaggcctagaggaagagacaacatttttcagatttaaacgcaggttttgtaaacttccctttctgacatgcttcacaaagagcatctgatttatatttcagatttgggagtcctctgaccatattgagtttgttaatttgagaaatctttctcatactagcatgacccaatcttctgtgccagacccactgctctttgtTAATAGACAGAAGGAAAGTAACCtgttggttcttaagatctgaaagatcaatcttataaatgttgttctttcttttgcctgtaaataggattgagccatccttttgactaacagctctacaatacttttgattaaagattatgtcataaccattgtcacttaattgacttatggacaataaattatgagctaatccatctactaaaagaacattagttatagaggcagaattaccaatacatatggttccagagcctatgattttgcccttctggttccctccaaacttcacttctccagtagatttaagttccagatcttggaacatagactttcttctGTCATGTGAcatgagcacccagagtccaggtaccatgacatgtttgtcttttgtgtTTTGAAAGAGATCTGCAACAtgaattatcttatccttaggtacccacattcttttgggtcctttggggttagtccttctcatgttctaattgaactgagattttacaTAAGTTTTTCCAGAATGTGCAACCAcatgtttctttgtgtgtgtaaTATGGAAACTTTTAGAatgtgatgtgtgtttgatatcatgagaattACCATACTTaaactgatcatacaaaggtttgtaatTAATAATCATTTCATCAACAAGTTCTAGTTTATATGGAATTTCTCCCTCAAAACCTATACCTATtcttttgtttccactaacaccataAATCTTTGAGGCTAagtgacttctgcctatacctctagataagaactttctgaagctcaagtcatattctttcaatatattgttagtgcttgggaTAGACGTGtatgaacttgaagatgtttcCAAAGGTGCAACATCTTTAGTTaactttaaaactttttcttttagttcagagttttctatttcaagtatCTTAGTTGTAGATGCAAAAaactttttgagctttttgtatttgagactaagttgactcttgacttccaAAAGTTCTGataaactagaaactaactcttctctagtgagttcagaaaatacctcttcagagtctgaatcagaagtagcttcttcttcttctgtatcaACTGTTTCCATGAGTGCTATGTTttcttgctcatcttcagagtctgaatcttgatcagatgaatcagagtcatcccatgtagccatcatgcctttcttattttcaaacttctttctgggcttttccctctgaagcttaggacattcattcttgtagtttccaggttctttgcattcatacAACACTACCTTCTTCTTTCCAGATATTCTGTGTTCAGAaaattctcccttttcaggtttcttgaagttcttgaatcttctcttcTTGCTTTTCTAGAGTTGATTCACCCTTCTAGATATGAGAGAcaattcattttcttcttctgactctgattCGTTAGatccttcttcttctgcctgaaaagcgttagcacaatgtttatttttagattttaaagcaatagaattacctttcttctgaggctcatttgcatcaagctcaatctcatgactcctcagtgcACTTATAAGCTcttcaagagatacttcattaaaattctttgcaatcttgaatgttgtaaccattggtccccatcttctgggtaaacttctgattatctttttaacatgatcaacttttgtgtatcccttgtcaagcactctcaatccagcagtcagagtctggaatctggagaacattgcttcaatgttttcttcatcttccatcttgaatgcttcatacttttGGATGAGAGCCAgggcttttgtctccttgacttgtgcatttccttcatgagtcatcttcagatattcaaagatgtcatgagcagtttctctgtttgtgatcttctcatactcagcatgtgagATTGCACTTAATAGTATAGTTCTTGATTTGTGGTGAttcttgaactctttcttttgatcatcactcatagccTGTCTAGTAAGCTTGACTCCTTGAGCAgatacaggatgtttgtaaccatccaacactagatcccataaatcaccatcttgGCATATaaggtaactttcaagtctatctttccaatattcaaagttctcaccatcaaagactgatGGTCTATGGAATCCATTAAAGCTAGAGTTACCATTACTTCTTCGTTCAGTAACAGTTGGAATTGGAGTAGAAGAATTTTTCATAGCGTGATTTTCTTCCAGAATCTTTTCTCTAAcatggttaagtgtttgcacctagaaccggcgctctgataccaattgaaggagtgaaaaacacttagaaaggggggattgaataagggttgtttctaaaaaatgTAGATAAAAATTAAtcacacagatatttttatcctggttcgttgttaatcaaactaccccagtccacccctgacagagtgatttacctccactgaggatttaatccactaatcaatcttgattacaatagttttccacttagacaacttctaagtcttctagagtatactgatcacaacttgatcactctaggaattcttttACAAAGTATTAAACAATGTTATAAGAGTTTgatgtgcttcttaataagctataatcaccaagtgattttctctcaagattaagttctaacagtcactaagatattacaatatttGTGAGGTTGAAATTGAAGATCTTTGCCGTTTGAGTGATAACGCGTAGAATCAAATTTGGCAACGTAAGATTACTTTAGCATATGTTCTCTATGTCTTCGGCGTCCAGAGCTTCACTTATATAGGCAATAAGAAAAGTGACTGTtgaggagcatttaatgctttacgtgaatagtacactactgcatttaatgtttcactcttttgtcaactgcctcgagccttgtttcaactgctcttgctgactttgccttttgtagcttctaacgttccttttgtcagtcagatttAACATTatagctttttcatcttgtacttgattctggaCTTAGactatcagagtcttcagcgttggtgcagattgtaacttcagtcatcagactttggaagttctgtgtagcgtgataccatcagatcttcagagccttgcttctgattgccatcttctgatgccttctagattatgttctgattttctcaagaccatcttctgatgtcttccataccatgttctgatgaactcatccagatcttctgggttagagcttctgaatgctgatttagtgcatactcctttagacttttcctgaaatggaaaacgtgaataattagagtaccacattgtcttatacaaaattcatatataatgttatcatgaaaactagaaatattgatcagaacatttcatgttctaacattaATGATGTTGGAGTGATTTGGGTTGGAATTGGAATGGAGAAGTGTTGTCAAAATTTGATGTTTTTGGTTCTGTGCACGCTGTAACCGGGTAGCAGCCCTGCTGTAACTAGTTACCGCGTGGAAAAATGAATCATCTGGGCAATTTGAGTATTGTAACCAGTTACCCACCATGCTGTAACCTATTAGAGGCgtgtttttaaaaataatgaatACATTGACCGTAAGGTATAATCGGGTATTGTCCATGCtttaaccggttacacctgatgcattttaaaaaaattaatttgaaaattcatatctttcaaaCCGTATATCAGTTTTAAGCGCCGTTTTGAGAGTTATGtcactaattaaatattttatttatggtgGTGAGTTTATGTTACATGTTTAAGTGTTAAGTGTAACAATAAGGTGGAATTGTAGCAATGTAATTGCTTTGTGGATGTTGTATTTGGATGTTGATTATACATAATGTAATTTCTGAATGGTGTCGAAATATAAATGCATTATTTTGGTGTTGCTTCGATGAGTTGAAATATGATAATATTAATCATATtaattggtgttgatgattagcatgcttaaggtggtgcatgcattcataatcatatttgtggctgtatcctggtggtgttggatcagcggtagctaattcccattgtatggaattagtgagtggaagtAGCCGTATACTGTTGGTGGTGGATCAGTGAGATGAGTCAATCCCATgtctggtaccacatgcataagagtcgtTGCATTTGCAAATATGTTGATATAACATGATTAAAGGTTGTCCAGTGTTATATCGGTTTATTGTGATTTATGATTGAGATGTGTGGATAACTGTTTATGAATGATTTTTCGAAATGTAATTGTACTGCAGTTGGGTGAATGATCTATTTATGATGTTTTACCATTATGAgcttataatatagtttaaatGTGAtttgtctcacccttactgttgaccatttttagattaaggagtagcggctcgcgcttggtgaggatagctcgtagagttATTTCGTTTAGTTCAGTTGTGTCGGTTTCATGccctggtcttgtaacactggggaatgtTTACTTAGAGTTGTTTGATGAACTATTATCTCTTTTGTTGGAATAATATTTTGGTTGGTTTTGAGTCAGTGATTCCTTAGTGTTGAATAccgatgttttatgttattcagaTTATGaagtaattccgctgtgttaacatgtttgCGGAATAATATGGTTTGATGTTCCTCATAAAGCATGATATGattaaatgttttaaatattttggagttataatgcccttgtacatgttttactctgaatttaattaatattctgcggaggtttagaagggtgttatattgGCTGCACTATCCCCAGTTTCCTGAACACGGATAAAGGCATCAAATTGATGCTTTCCCCTAGGTCACACAATGCTTTCCCATAAAACGATTCTCCAATGTTACAAGGTATAGTGAAACTTCCAGGATCCTTCAACTTAGGAGGGACTTTGCCTTGCACTAATTGACTGCATTCTTGAGTGAGTGCAATAGTGGAAAATTCTCCCAATCTCTTTCTTTTAGTGAGTAAGTCTTTCATGAACTTGGCATAATTTGGCATTTGCTCAATTGCTTCTATCAAGGGTATGTTTATGTGGAGCTGTTTGAGGATCTCCATAAACTTCCCAAATTGTTGCTCTTCTTTTGCTTTCCTAATCCTTGAGGAAAAGGAGGTGGTGGTCTCTCTTGGACAAACTTCTTCTCACTGCTTGGCTCTGTCACGACTTCAGgttgctttgaagattctggaGTCTTGCCACGGTTGATTTCATCTCGTGTGTCTTCATCACTATCTAATGAGGTCGGCTCCTCATTAGACTTGTCTGTCTCTTAAATGTTGTCCTTAGAAGGCAGGAGTTCACTTGTGTCAGCTTCTTTGTGTTCTGGGGGTTCGCATTCCTATCCACTTCTTAACTTGATAACTCTGCATGTCTCTATATTATTCACTCCAGAAGTAGATGGTGTTTCTGTCGAGCTAGGAAGTGTCCCTTATGGTCTGGAACTCAAAATGGTTGCAATCTGCTCCATTTGGTTCTCTAGATTTTTGATACTCACACCTTTTGCTAAGAACTGACTCTTTATCTCTTGAATGAATGATTTCAAGATGTTCTTCGAATGGTTGTTGCCCTGAGCAGGCGCAGCAAAACCAAGAGGAACTTATGGCGTCTAATTAGCTTAGGTATTTTGAGGCTTTGATTGACCTTGACTGTTGCTCCATAAAAAATTTGGGTGGTTTCGCCATTCAGGATTGTAAGTGTTGTTGTAAGGGTTGTTGTATATGTTGTTATTTCCAACATAGTTTGCTGAAACTGGATTTACAGTGCACTCTTCAAACAAATGTACCCCTCCACAGTAGACACAAGAAACCTCTAATGCGTCTGTGACCACCTTTACTGGATCAGGTTTAGGTGTGTCTGGAGTCATCAAACTCTTCATCATCTTATGAATTTGTACTACTTGTGCAACAAGTAAAGTAGTCTCGGTAACTTCATGAACTCCAGCTGGCCTTCTCTGAGTTGTACTCACATTAGCTCTTGCTGTAGGCCATTGATACGTATTGGTCGTGATACTTTCTATCAATCGATATCCTTCTTCATAAGACTTAGACAATAGCGCTCCTCCACTAGATGCATCAAGCATTTTCCTTGATGATGGAACCAACCCATTGTAAAATGTCTCAAGTTGAATACAAATGGGGATACCATGGTGAGGGCATTGCCTAAATAATTCTTTAAATCTTTCCCAAGCTTCAAAAAGTAACTCATCATCTCCTTGCCTGAATGAGGTAATTTCATTTCTCATCTTTGCATTCCTTGAAGGAGGAAAATACTTAGCCAAGAACTTCTCAGCCAAGTCATTCCATGTAGCAATGGAATTAGGCTCTAAGGAATTCAACCAACTTTTGGCTCTATCCCTTAGAGAATAAGGAAACAATCTGAGCCTGAAGGCATCATCGGTCACGCCTGGAATTTTGAAGTTGCTAGCTACATCCAGGAACTGCCTCATATGTAGATGAGGATCTTCAGTAGGTGCTCCAGAGTAATGACCAGTGGTTTGTAACATTTGAAACATCATGGGCTTGAACTTAAATTGGGCTGTAGTGATCTTTGGCAAGACAACGCCAGTACTCATGAATGTTGGGTCAAAAACAACATAGTCTCTGATGTTTCTTGCCCTATCATTGGCAATACCAAAGATGTCGGTATTTTTTTCCATGACTGGGATTTGATCTGGTTCAATTGGAACGCCTTGAGGGTTTATGTCATCCAGGTTAGCTGCTGGAGCTTTTGGTCAACGTCTAGCACGTCTTTGTCTTCTTAGGGCTCTCAATATTCTTTCAGGTTCAGGATATCCATTGTGAGTTGTCTGTAATGATCTGTGTATGCCATAACTTAATACCTGTCGTGACAAAAAATTACAACAGACTGTCAAAAACACAAATGCTTAAAATAAATAGAATCAACTACAAAAATCAATAGGTAATAATCACTCCCCGACAATGGTGCCAAAAAGTTGTTCGTAATTCTATAGTGTCACATGCAAGTATAGATGTTTTGATTGCAATAAGTGATAAATATAAGAGTATCGTACCCACATGGAGTGCTACTACACATACATGACTTTTGTATTAACTCTATTTTCCATTTTAAGCATAAATAAGGAGAAATAATAATTGTGGGAATTGAATCCAGCTCTCTTATATTATAAATTACATGTAGCAAAAGGAAAAGTGTTGTAGAAGTGATAATAGAAATATAGTTGAGCTATGATCCGTATATATATGTTAGTGTGTTTAAGTGTTGATGATGTGTGAAGTCGTGACATGCAAGGTCAGAAGGATCTAAACATGTATTTCTACACAATCAGTGGCATATATAAAAGGATAAGGGAAACAAATATCTAAGCTCCACTTGTAACCATAGAATATGTCTATTAAAAGTTCTGAGTTCCTTAATGATTAAAGTTACTTATGTCTAAGAAACTAATTCAAGTGAATATATCTATCCTACTATTTCAACCATTTTCACTCATGAAGTCCACTTGTTGTTGGATCTCTCACAACAACAAGCTTGTAAATATTTCCAAGATGATCAGTCAAAGAAACAAATATTAGAATGATAATGCATGGTAAAGTATGCACTAGTCCCACACATTTAACATAAACACACTTTATATATTAACTTCTCATAACTCAACTAAAAGGATTTTAGCTCATGGGGAGCTGAGTACAAACAATGAACAAGGTTCTCATAAGAAACATATTAGAGCAATAAATTTCACAAAAGATAATTACCAAAGAGAGACTTGAAGTAGAACTTGAGAAGGCTAAGTCTTCAAGAAACGGCTTCAGTCGCGCCAGTGTTCATCAACAAGTACATAAAGGAATGGGGAGAGAAGCTTCAACACACTTTCGCAAACACACCAGGGAATAAataacttttttac from Vicia villosa cultivar HV-30 ecotype Madison, WI linkage group LG4, Vvil1.0, whole genome shotgun sequence encodes the following:
- the LOC131597232 gene encoding uncharacterized protein LOC131597232 translates to MEKNTDIFGIANDRARNIRDYVVFDPTFMSTGVVLPKITTAQFKFKPMMFQMLQTTGHYSGAPTEDPHLHMRQFLDVASNFKIPGVTDDAFRLRLFPYSLRDRAKSWLNSLEPNSIATWNDLAEKFLAKYFPPSRNAKMRNEITSFRQGDDELLFEAWERFKELFRQCPHHGIPICIQLETFYNGLVPSSRKMLDASSGGALLSKSYEEGYRLIESITTNTYQWPTARANVSTTQRRPAGVHEVTETTLLVAQVVQIHKMMKSLMTPDTPKPDPVKVVTDALEVSCVYCGGVHLFEECTVNPVSANYVGNNNIYNNPYNNTYNPEWRNHPNFLWSNSQGQSKPQNT